A segment of the Bactrocera neohumeralis isolate Rockhampton chromosome 3, APGP_CSIRO_Bneo_wtdbg2-racon-allhic-juicebox.fasta_v2, whole genome shotgun sequence genome:
TTTGGATCAAATCGATCTGGAGACTAGCGAAGCGGAAGCGCCAGCCAATGCAACAGCACAACAGGTTGAAGAGCTGGCCAAACAGGTTAGCCGCATACAAAAGAATATACTTAAGAATGAATTGGACGCCAAGGAAATCAAGAACGAAGCGATTGCAGTCAAAGAGGCCGCCTTGAAGGGACGCGAATACTCCAATCAATTGCAATCCGCCACGAATTTGGTCAATCAAACGCTAACTGATCGTGCGCGCAGCTCGGAGAGCGCACGTGAACGCGCCAAGAAACTGTTGCAACGCGCCTCCAAACTGACCGTTGACACCAACGACAAGCTGAGTCAACTGCAAGTGATGCAAGACGTCTACTTGGAGAAGAATAATACTTTGCAAAAATTACAGGACGCTTTGAAGCCGCTCAACGATGAGCTCACTCTGTCGCTGCAGCAAATCCAAGAGCATGCCGACCGCTACAGGCTGTGCACCGGCTAAAGCGGCGAGCCTCGCGCATCTACCATAGTTAGTTGGAATAGTAACGCAGTGTTGCATCATTGCATTTATACTTAATAACAATAGCCTTTGATAACTGCAATAATTAGAAAgaccaaaactcaaataaatcgATTGTAAAGCCAGTGTTAGTTGTGCTAGCTGTGCGCCGTGGCGGCTGCGTCgcgtttagtaatttttttctgtactcatTATTACTTCTTCTATTCTCCAATTGCATTGTAAGCCATATtgatgaacaaaatattaattttagtaaaGCACACAATtatgaaacaaacaaaaacgtgTCTGTTTGTAAGcaaatgttatattttatatacatacatatatgaaatatgtttTACTCTATGTTAGTTTATTTAAAGAAGCCATCTCTAAGAAATAGcgaagaaatgaaaacaaaaacaatttttaagcaaaaagtaCTTGAATGACAAAATGCGAAAGTCACATTCATTTactttatacacatatacacacacacatatttacatacatacaatacataaacATAAAACCGATAAGAAGAAGAACGAATAAATACGTCTCGAACATATGAATAAATTATGTGCCTTAAATAACATGTAAAACATTTGAGATTGATTTCTCCACTAAAGATTTTGTTGTAATAACTAagtgtaatttttgtattaatgtaTTGAgccaataaaaatgtttaaaaatttattagtttttttattgatgAGCAGCAAAACTAGCAGGTTGTCTTACAGGGTTAGTTCAAAACAAaacgaatatttgtttttgtcgcTTGTGGTAAAAATAGGTTATTAAGCATCTCTACGAAATACTATCCAAtcatgagctcttaattgtaacgggaaggccCTCTgatttacagttttctatttttttttcatattatatagaaaaattcatatctcgcttccaaactacttgaaaacatatttcatttatattatatatgtacatatatacttcaaAGGGTATTCAACGTTGTCTTCTGAGTGTTATAAACTTCttggtaaacttaatatgcaTTATTGTACCCTGAAAGGTTTAATCACGATAAATATCACAGCGCCACCTGGTGTAAGTTTGTATGTTAACACCAACTCGATCAACTGAATACTACAACCTCAAAACCAAGAATATaccataatttttcaaaacgaaatTCTATACATCGTCAGATTTCACTCAATTCTTCATATATACAGGGTCACCAACTTTACATGCGATGAAAAAGTAACAGATTGATGGTCTAAAAACTACTTCGGAACTTGACTTTTAGACAAATGGCTCAATGACTGCTTCATATTGGAAACAGTATACGGTCACTCATTTCCTTGGCAATTATCAAAAGTTTTATCACATATTCAACGTGGTCTCACGCATACGGCTACCACGAAGAATGACAAAAGTCCAAAATCTCGAATTGGCACACCACCGCTTAAAGGTGCGGTTCAATAGCATAGCCTTTAAATCaaacatttagtttcaacaagacggcgccacttcccacacatcgcatcaatcaattttttttcagtgagcagataatttcacttgTTGAGCCGATacattggccaccaagatcgtgtgatatcagaccatttgactttttcctgtgggaatatgtaaagtctaaagtctatgcggacaatcccacttcgattcaggccttgaagtaAAACATCatgtgtgtcattcgccagttaccagacGAAATGCTCAagcaagtcatcgaaaattggactcaacggatgagcCATCTGAGAAGTAGACGCGACCAAGATTtttaagagataattttcaaaaaataaatgccaaagaatgttctttcgaatgataataaacattccccattaaatttgaagtttttgtgtttttttttctttaaaaaagtagggaatctcgaaattttacattaacaaaacaaatatattttagttatatatgtatgtacggcaGAAAGTAATACAGCCTAGAACTATGCAATGAATTTTGTCTTCATTTTACAGTAAAGCAAATCGCAACGACTTAGTATCAAAGTCAAATAAATTACAAGAAAACAACATGAAGTCCACTGAAAGAAATGCAGCTGCAAGAAATAGCCCTGAGAGAGTGTTTGTTAATTCACTAATTATTCAAGAGGCGCTAGAAACGTTCATAAATCGCCATCGTAGCAGTTTACAAAAACTAACGGAACTAAATACTAAGCTGGGTCAACAAAACTCTCTTTCAAATGTACAAATTAACAATCAACATGGCACCATATTGGCGCTAAATGAAAAGTGGGTGtacttattcaaaaatttatttgaagtatatgttaaaaaaacataaaactatttttttaaattttgtagaatTGCCGCTGGCGAAAAAGAGCTCACCAAATACAAAGAAGAGCAAACTCGTTTGATGGAAAGTAAAAGTTTGCTGCGCGCTGAATTGTTGACTTTTAAAAAGCGCTGTGGTGAATTGATGATTTCCAATGAAAATGAGCTGAAGGAGTGTGGTGAAAAGGAGGCGGTGTTGAGAAATGAGGTGGGTATATTTAATGAAGGAATGTATGGATATAAAAGAATAACTGTATCTCTTAACTTGCAGCTTGATGTGATTCGTCAAGAATTGCAAGCCAAGCACGCTGAATTGGACAATAACAACTCGGAGCTAGTAAAAACACGAATCGAAATCAATGAAAGCAAACTGCAGCTGGAGCAACAGCAGGTTTGATACTGAACTTATTGTAGGATcattattgtatttgtattaaattcGTATATGGTATATTTTGACGTATTACAGAAATCAATCAATGATTTGCAGGATGAACTGTTGCAAAAAGATAAAACCATTAATACCTTGCGTAAAGAACACGTTGACTATAAAACTGAAACAGAGGTGAGTTTCACagtattattaattatttttaacctttaatTTCTTGTTGAATGGTGTTTCAGAAAACCATCAATAAAATGCGTGAAATCCAACAAATCTTCTACCCGAATGCCACAAATCCCTTGCCGCATATACAACGAAACGACGAGACTCGCTCTACGGTTTGTAAaaagaattatgaaaaaaagagattaatttattttgcatcACATTTACTTTTAACTAATCACCCCAGCAACCTGTCAGCATTACTGTGCAGCCGAGACCTCAGAGCCGCGCTGCCTTAAAGCGCAGTTCTACGTCTTCTTCTTCGGATACAGATGTGGATAATGAGGAGCGCGCATTGCTGCGCGGTTGGAGACCAACAAGaaatgttgtaaatatattttttctattttattaatttgatacTTACAAATATAGGGTAGTCGTagtttcgtatttctaatcaatcttcaacttattttttttataattataatgaactttaatgaaccaaatatgtaccattttggtcgaccactttttgccatttttccgctagaggcattattccatcagtgtaaaacttttctggtttctcggcgaaaaactgcgacaagtaatttccacaggcttctcttggagccaactttactccattaagggagttctgcattgaccgaaacaaatggtagtccgatggtgcaagatcagggctatatggtggatgtatcaaaacttcacagccaagctctcccaatTCCCCACTCCTTTCGAGGCATCAAtcttggctttgcgaccattgaTCTGTTTCgtacattattgtcgtatttgatcaacttttcgtctcctgttaccatttgcttcagaaagggttccatttcatttcagcaaagagtcgcagatgttaattcggtccattaaatttttcaaacatcaagctttttttgTAGTCAGccatttttaaatggttcaaaaccgtttgatcataaatgttaagttccttagcgatttCATGGCTCCTCATGTGACGGTCTTGGTGAAGGTCGACCAGAGCGTGGTGcattcacatcgaaatttccagaacggaagcgagcgaaccattgttgtactacacgaactgatacagcatcgtttgtacaaaatttgtacaaaattgtGCTGAAGATCGGTTCAATGAACTTTTCGGTTATTATTAGTACTTTTTAGTTATACATAAATTGGGGACCTATAACTATATTCCTACGGaaatccgtattctctaatggatcacatgtttattattcactgcattcgcttttatgctttattggtttacgtttttttttgtttttttcgaacATGATGgacaataaacaaacagaaatttataacaataatactatttaaaatagtgtttttttttttacataaattggGCCTAATTAACGGGAAGATGGAGAActgttaaatattgaaaaaacccaaaacaaatacatttataGACCCAacataatataaatttctttcaaatattttaaaataatattattaattttatgatcttataaatatttttttaaatttattgttactaactttattcattttttacagaaaagcCTACCGACGCGATCTGAAAGTGGTAGAGGTTCAACGGTATGTAGTCAGAACAAAGCATTTCGAAAAACACTACCTGAAAAAAtcacaaacatatatactatacatatttttgagtCGAAACTGgctttgaaaaactatttcgatTTATGTTTTTGCAGGATATTCCACCAACATCAGAAAGCGGTGTTGAAGTAATCACACATAAACGTTCACGGCGTTAGAAAAGCCAAATGATTCttgatgttattattttatattattcctCCATATAATCTCTAAAACAGGTAATGATAGTAAACTTTTGCTGTCTttgttttattactatttttcctTTCTTTCTTCTTTCCCAAGCAATTCATATATCTTCGTATTGTAAGCAGttgataagaaaatatttttttcttattgttttcaCGCAAAAATATATCATTCCACTTAAATACTTTGAACAGTTATATAATCACTTAAGTACTGAAGAATAAGTGTACAATTAAAAGattaaaatatcaattaaatgtaattaaatgctTAGATCCGAAGTGATAGCGGTAAATGAAGTGCGTTTTCGAAtaagtttttgttgtatatcGATTAAAGGACTTTTCGTCatattttgacatacatatttaccatacataaatttttaataatttgtgacTCCAtcgatttctttaatttctcaaaaaagtttgtttttctgTCTTTAAAAAATCCCAAGAattaataatacataaataaaaaatccaagTAAAAAATCtcattatatttcattattcaCCACACAAACTTTCACaaggcatatgtatataaatatctgtagcattattacatattttccaCTCAATCGATGATGCCCAGTACGCGCGCCTTGCTCAAAAAGTCCGTCCGCTGTACATAACAACCAGTCATGGTGCGTTGACCCGTGTACGCATGTCGGCCGTGAAACACACGCCAGTTATCGAAAATCAACACAGTGCCAGGATGTAATTTGAAAGTCCATTGATTCTCGATGCGTTGCACGATCTCCAAATATTCACGGAAACTATCGTAGAAATCTTGCATTTCCGCTTGTGGTATGCTATCGAATTGTGCGCGATCGTATACATTCAAGCGTAGCTGCACTATTTCACCACTCACGGGATCCACGCGTATAATCGGTGCAGAATGCTTATGATATTGTCCATCCTCAATATACTCCGCCGGCACGGCGACACGCGTTAGTATCTCAAAAGCGCGCGGATTTTGATGCCTCAATTCGCGCGCTGCATGCAAACCGTCCGCGAAGAAATTCTCACCTCCCGTGCCGTTAACATGTTGTATGCAATGCAACGATTGCAGGCCCGCAGCATCGCAGAAATACGTGTTGTCCGTATGTAGACCGAGGTATTGTTTGGTGTAGGCGGTATCAGCGTGATCCTGTACATCGGAGAAGGTGTACATTTCGCCGAAAAATGTTTTCATCGGCGGAAAGATGCGACGCACCGCCATTTCGGTCATTGTGGTGTTCGGCGGTACGCCATCAATGAAAGCGATGCCGTAACGTATCAGGCTTTGCACAATTTTACGCACTGCCGCTTCGGAGCTCACCAGCTCGGCGAGTGTGGTGCGCAAGTGCGCTTCGTGCGCGACAATAAACGGCTGATTCCAGGGTACGCGCACAGTAGAGTCCTCGGCGTGCGCCACGATATGTTCAACTTGCGCGTCGTGCAGGAAATCGATATCATAAACGGATGTATGGCCATCACTCCCTGTGGTAAATGTAattcatatacaaatatatgtatgtaatgccAGTTAAACTCTAATTACTTTTGACTTACAGTGCACTTCATATTGCAGTCCATCCTTGATGTATTCAGTCCTTGTCGGTTTCACGGTTTTCGGTATGTCCAGCAGATTGTATTTGCGTTGCTTGGTCTCCGTGTTGTAGCAATCGCTGCAGCGACAGTGATCACGTAGCCAAAATGTATTGATTTTCAGCGTTTTGCCACTGCGACTGTGTTTAATTTGTATCATTTTTTCAGTTCCAAATTTGAACTTTTACTTTGCGTTAATAAACTGAGACTAAACACTAGACTTTGGCTTCACAACAGTtagctgttcaaaaatatatagtatacacatacaaaaaatatatatgtgacgCAGAGAATCTGTTGATAAGCCGCAAACATTGTCGAATCATCTCTATAAACCGCTGATAATTCCAAACGTTCAATAAACACTTGTAAGTAcagatttatattttctaaataattataaatatttatttatttttgttcatatacagaaatgtatacatacatatatagaattgtgtgtgtgaatatacTTGAATGAGTCCGATATGCGAGTGAACGTGATTAATAAAATTCTTCCTCTCCTTTTTATGTTATCTCGCCTGTGGTCTATTCAATATACACAGTGGGTCCAGCTATTCATGTTAATGTAATGTAATTCTTGCATCTAATCTAAATTAGAAAGTAACGACCGAGGTGTCAAGCCAtcccttaaatatttttataattgttgtgGTGCGAAAGTAAGCCCAAATCAGAGTTGCCTGGAAATGGCGTTACAACCTTTTCAAATGATAAAGTTACTCATTTTCACTCTTTCTCTGGAACAGGGTTTgtgcggaaagtaataggactgattttcttccgccgcaaCTGTACTTctgagcgtgcgcgcaccgactgacgcgattaaattctgtgtgaaactcggtaaatctgcgacagagacgtttgatatgatcaagcagactTATCCAGATGTTGCCTTAGGAAggagtggtgtgtttcggtggcaccaggcctttttggagggccgggaaaaggtcgctgatgaagaccgtgctaggagacctgcgacttcgacaaacaccgacaatgtgactcatgtgcgcaaagttttgaactcagacgtCGACTAGGTATTCGTTTATTTGCCCagatgtttaatatttttcatgacATTGAGatggagcacttgaacatgcgcaaggtgtgcgcaaATATGCGTccatttttcggcgatttcgtccttcaaacggttCATTAACCCTTTGTAATAGTCGCTGCCATTGTCTTGATTGTCCATTTTCAAGGTCATAACTCTTTCGAGCGGATTCATCATATGCAGTACACAAGGAtaactgtcgattggacttcggattGAAACGATGAAGCCGTGTTTCATCAATTATCACATAAcgatgcaaaaactcgggtttattacgcttgaacatctccaaacactgctccgtaTCAAcgattttttggtcaaaagtgaacccactttgcacaaagctttctcataacaaaatattcgtgaatgatatgatttaCACGTTCTGTTGATGTCTTTAGAGAACCTGCTATTCCGAACAACTGCAATTTCCAAATTATTCTGTAGACTTGCTTAATGCTTTCGTCGGTATCAACTTCCTTTGGGTATTTACCGTCTTCgatgctcatttcaccacgtctaaacttaacATACCAATCCTTGGTCGTTGGTTTTTCCTGGTGCAATGTCCGGAAACTCATCATTAAGTGAAGCTTTttcttcaactgtatttttttcattcaatagttccttcactcaaaatgatatagtTTGCTTCGACTTTGTAGCCTTACTTTCTAGTGTCctgaatgaaaaatatatatctttttagtatttttgctCAAATCGCAATTGTTTAGATGCGCCCTTATCATTAATAAGAATCTCCGAACATAAATTTAATAGTTCTAATTTTAATaaccaaaacaaatatttaccaaCTATGAAGTGAGTCTTCCCTCGACATGAGCTATTCAGCGTTACAAATGCAGAAATACCTACATATGTCAAAACAGAAATCTCTTTTactaactatgtatgtatgtatatcaattagTTTAATTAACACACCGATATTAGTCACTAGTAGAAGCGTCATGCTTACATCATTGCGCCCCCATAGGTGCGATTAATTTGTTGGGGACAGTATACAAATGTAgtagatatattatatacatatgtatgtttgtacatgcaTATAGTCACTCAGTGCAATaaatactataatatataaacaataaaaatacaccttaaaaattatgaagagCACTGCAATTGAATagtaaaataactaataaaGGCTTTGACTAATATATAAGAGCCTATATAGGATTATACGTTTCAAAAAAACACAGTTACTTTCTGCACATTCCATATAAATCTATATTTagaattattatcattattacaaaaaaaaataattttttgcaaaaaaaatttaaaaatggaaaaactcaTACAATTTTGCTTTACTCCCAGTAAACAAATTcgacattatatattttttgaaagcatttaggatgaattatataataaaagtagGTTAAATTCTTATTCTCAAAATGCTGAGTTTGATTTTGACTTATAATGTAAAGTCAGTTGCTAATATTTTAGCTATTTTTCTCCAAGAATTCTTCAAAAGAGagtatatacctaaatatatgtttaaaatatgAAAGTTATATAGAAAACGCTGTTCCAACTCTATTTTACCTTTCAAACGAGCTTCTCGTCTACATATTTGTCAAGTGAACTTCGACctttttttgcaataatataTTGCTTCGTAGAATTGTCTGTATGGcggaaataatttattttattttatatttatttacttatttattttaatctacttttctttttttaattatatggtacatatattattttctttatttatttttttattattttatatttcttacatacatatgtaaattttttgttactgtTGTAAAAAAGAGCTTTAAGCTAATTAATTCTAAGTCAGTTTCCAATTAGTTCCAAAACGTGATTCAatttaagttgaaaaatttaaaactacttatatatgtatgtatgtgtttatgtatatgaatgCATTGTATCTGCATACAATGTGTGTTCCACTGTTACTACACTTTTGGGCCACATGTGACCATGTAAACGTGCCTAGACGCAACTTTCAAATGCGGTTTGCATTAGCTATAGATCGGACACGCGTGTAATGGATGCCTAGTGATTCTCTTACGTTACAGTTGTTTATTGAAATTGCTATTGTTCTTACTACGAATGTTCACCCTTTTGCTTGTTTAGTACACTTGTACGCTGTTTTGTAATTTAGAACGCTCGGCGATGTGCACTAGTTGCATTGGCACACACGTGTCTCGCACTATCGCTGTGCAAATGCAAGTCAGAtagatatttacaaaataattgcgCCTACTTGCCGCTGACACTGACAGTGAAATGCTCACAGATATTCACCTACATActcactatacatatgtacataacgaGTGCATAGTGCTGCTGCAGCAGAACTTAAGCGCAGCCAATGTCGCCAATGCCGCCCGCAGCAGCGGGATTTACAAGTGCCGTCAAGGTGTGCGCCTACAGCATATTTATATCTGTATCAATACAAGCGCGCATACCCTGCGAGAAATGCTGCTCAAActaggtataaaaatatatatattttactttgatATATGAAATCACTGTCATAAACGAAAGTGTTTGGCTAATCCATAAGAGAGgtagaattgaaattaattatatgggtagtcgaaaaagtcctttcgtattttgtcaataggtgTCGTTACagtcgtatatgtatataacattgtgtcataccatatagtgttgaaaaaaaataagttgatgtttgattagaaatacaaaaagactttttcgaaaacccattataatatttttttctttttatttttttttaagaatgtttatatttttttaaattaatttaattttttaatataatatttttttcttaatttttttttaatagaatgttcatttaatttcaaccattaatttaattttttaattttagcccATTTGCGCATATAATTTTCCTACAGGATACACACATCATATTAATTTGTCATGCCATTTTTCACTTTGCCATCGCAAACAGCGAAATAAATACTCAGTCAGCTGTCGGCGACGTTTAGTTTGCTCCACACGCtcttcaatgttttttattaccttcattttgcttgtttccttaaaattgcttttttttactcaaaaacacatttatttatgtaaatgtgtgtgtttgcgcgtGCAAATATAATTGTTTCGCGATactatatgtaatatttatgcATTGCCAGTGCGCTTAGGCGCAGCCAGCAAGTGTTTTTGTTAGTTCCTTAAACATTTATTAAGCGCAACAGTATTTCGGTGAAATGCAAACGAAAGAGAGCAAGCAATAAAAACACTGCGgtgcaataataaataataatgactATGCCGATGTAAAAACAATGCACATGCCTCGGCAGCAAAAGCAGCAATATTGGCGGCGACTGCAAACGTCGCTGCTGCTGCGACAAGGAAGAATATTCGAACGCTTTCGAATAATAAGTTTAGTTTGCCGTTGGGGACAACAATAATAAGTTCGACAAAATGAGAAATcgcttaacttaattttaactGCAGCtctgaatttatttgtttatttttttatgacttaACACACCACACAAAATACGAATCAGTACGAGTATGCAATgaagtaatcgaaaaaatatttttttttttaatatgtaaaataattcaaaagtGTTAAAGGTTGTGCAAACTAAAAATTACGTgctgtgaaattattaaaaattaataatagtgtgaaaatgcaaagcaaactcgaaattaataattaaataattatttaaatgtaaattaagtaataataacaataaaaaaactaaaaaacattaataataaaaataactactATTCTCAGTGgataattaacataaaaagtGTAGAAAGTgcatatattacatttttatataaaaaaacaacaaaaaaatcgtaCTAATTGATAAAAACACAAGTTGAATGAGTCAGTATTATCGGCAAACAGGTGAAGAGTGTTCACACTTGAAACTGGATTCCTTTAGCATTCATACAATGGATCTGAAAAAGTATTACCAGCGTCCTCAGCCACAAAAAATTAACCATCAACAACAAACGAAGGCAACAATAAGTAGAATGGAGCTACGCGCATACGAGTATAACTCGCTGAAACGTCCACTTACTATAAATACAGGTAAATAGTTGACATAGTTGTACTTATAAAGTCTAAATTCTGAAGTTACAACAcaatatacctatgtacattgtgacaaaaaagcacctgaAAATCGTAATTAAATTCCCGGGTTAatgatattccaaaaaaatgtattttgctagaTTGCTATcgctgtccttaattactatgccaaatatgagctcGATCTGTCAGTCAGTtagtttacagcagctgcttaagttggtacacctcagtagtgcgttacgattttgtatttctaaccaaattccGTGTACAAATTCATTGCGACTGTAGAAAAAGATTTAGTTtaccaaaaacacaagcctacgagtgttACACGGCCCTCAAAGacagtcgagagatcgttgaagacatgtcgCGTTCTGGACGATctttgacctcttcaactgagcgttagagagatggcaagacaactcgacatctctcgcgagtccgttcgaatgattttggatatgaaacgcgttcttgctcgactcgactcgataaagctgatttttttaaaaaagagtaCCTTAAAcagatctctttggacatgATTGATCGTGCGAaatccgatcccacattcacgGAGAGCATTaaaactgccgatgagacatgggtttatgagttttaaaagcaaacaagtcaacaatcatcgcaATCGAGGGAAAATCTCTGACGAAACCAAAAACCACGCCAAAACTGCTTAAAAATAAAGGTCAGctgattgtttttttcgatattc
Coding sequences within it:
- the LOC126752223 gene encoding uncharacterized protein LOC126752223 isoform X3, which translates into the protein MPRSSSSKANRNDLVSKSNKLQENNMKSTERNAAARNSPERVFVNSLIIQEALETFINRHRSSLQKLTELNTKLGQQNSLSNVQINNQHGTILALNEKIAAGEKELTKYKEEQTRLMESKSLLRAELLTFKKRCGELMISNENELKECGEKEAVLRNELDVIRQELQAKHAELDNNNSELVKTRIEINESKLQLEQQQKSINDLQDELLQKDKTINTLRKEHVDYKTETEKTINKMREIQQIFYPNATNPLPHIQRNDETRSTQPVSITVQPRPQSRAALKRSSTSSSSDTDVDNEERALLRGWRPTRNVKSLPTRSESGRGSTDIPPTSESGVEVITHKRSRR
- the LOC126752223 gene encoding uncharacterized protein LOC126752223 isoform X1, whose translation is MPRSSSSKANRNDLVSKSNKLQENNMKSTERNAAARNSPERVFVNSLIIQEALETFINRHRSSLQKLTELNTKLGQQNSLSNVQINNQHGTILALNEKIAAGEKELTKYKEEQTRLMESKSLLRAELLTFKKRCGELMISNENELKECGEKEAVLRNEVGIFNEGMYGYKRITVSLNLQLDVIRQELQAKHAELDNNNSELVKTRIEINESKLQLEQQQKSINDLQDELLQKDKTINTLRKEHVDYKTETEKTINKMREIQQIFYPNATNPLPHIQRNDETRSTQPVSITVQPRPQSRAALKRSSTSSSSDTDVDNEERALLRGWRPTRNVKSLPTRSESGRGSTDIPPTSESGVEVITHKRSRR
- the LOC126752223 gene encoding uncharacterized protein LOC126752223 isoform X2 translates to MPRSSSSKANRNDLVSKSNKLQENNMKSTERNAAARNSPERVFVNSLIIQEALETFINRHRSSLQKLTELNTKLGQQNSLSNVQINNQHGTILALNEKIAAGEKELTKYKEEQTRLMESKSLLRAELLTFKKRCGELMISNENELKECGEKEAVLRNEVGIFNEGMYGYKRITVSLNLQLDVIRQELQAKHAELDNNNSELVKTRIEINESKLQLEQQQKSINDLQDELLQKDKTINTLRKEHVDYKTETEKTINKMREIQQIFYPNATNPLPHIQRNDETRSTQPVSITVQPRPQSRAALKRSSTSSSSDTDVDNEERALLRGWRPTRNKSLPTRSESGRGSTDIPPTSESGVEVITHKRSRR
- the LOC126752223 gene encoding uncharacterized protein LOC126752223 isoform X4; translation: MKSTERNAAARNSPERVFVNSLIIQEALETFINRHRSSLQKLTELNTKLGQQNSLSNVQINNQHGTILALNEKIAAGEKELTKYKEEQTRLMESKSLLRAELLTFKKRCGELMISNENELKECGEKEAVLRNEVGIFNEGMYGYKRITVSLNLQLDVIRQELQAKHAELDNNNSELVKTRIEINESKLQLEQQQKSINDLQDELLQKDKTINTLRKEHVDYKTETEKTINKMREIQQIFYPNATNPLPHIQRNDETRSTQPVSITVQPRPQSRAALKRSSTSSSSDTDVDNEERALLRGWRPTRNVKSLPTRSESGRGSTDIPPTSESGVEVITHKRSRR
- the LOC126752221 gene encoding trimethyllysine dioxygenase, mitochondrial, which encodes MIQIKHSRSGKTLKINTFWLRDHCRCSDCYNTETKQRKYNLLDIPKTVKPTRTEYIKDGLQYEVHWSDGHTSVYDIDFLHDAQVEHIVAHAEDSTVRVPWNQPFIVAHEAHLRTTLAELVSSEAAVRKIVQSLIRYGIAFIDGVPPNTTMTEMAVRRIFPPMKTFFGEMYTFSDVQDHADTAYTKQYLGLHTDNTYFCDAAGLQSLHCIQHVNGTGGENFFADGLHAARELRHQNPRAFEILTRVAVPAEYIEDGQYHKHSAPIIRVDPVSGEIVQLRLNVYDRAQFDSIPQAEMQDFYDSFREYLEIVQRIENQWTFKLHPGTVLIFDNWRVFHGRHAYTGQRTMTGCYVQRTDFLSKARVLGIID